From a single Desulfomicrobium apsheronum genomic region:
- a CDS encoding ABC transporter permease, which produces MQRRIFRGLAPLLLPYCALFCAGMALTLAQSLGLLLPLGTGEATLAHYRALFQDPAMGLSLGLSLFVALVSAAGSVLGGTVLALALWRMPPGLRRVGVISKVGLILPHVAVAFLVLLFLGRTGLVSSALFQTGLIASPEEFPNILHTGSGLGMIMAFLLKGVPFSLLLVGAVLFGFDARLIQTARMLGAGPWRTFRTVTLPRLLPAMHSAFIILFLYAFGSFDIPFVLGESHPGMLSIRVYDIFFLRDLDQRPLAMAILTLMFLFAALFAMLYNRFAAYLDGWRRKL; this is translated from the coding sequence ATGCAACGCCGGATATTTCGGGGCCTTGCGCCCCTGCTGCTGCCATACTGCGCACTCTTCTGCGCAGGCATGGCCCTGACCCTGGCCCAGAGCCTGGGTCTCCTCCTGCCGCTGGGCACAGGGGAGGCGACCCTTGCCCACTACCGGGCCCTGTTCCAGGATCCGGCGATGGGTCTATCTCTGGGTCTGTCCCTGTTCGTGGCCCTCGTATCGGCGGCGGGCTCGGTCCTGGGCGGCACCGTCCTGGCCCTGGCCCTGTGGCGCATGCCCCCCGGACTGCGCCGGGTAGGCGTCATCTCCAAGGTCGGCCTCATCCTGCCTCATGTGGCGGTGGCGTTTCTGGTCCTTCTCTTCCTCGGCAGGACGGGGCTCGTGTCCTCCGCCCTTTTCCAGACGGGCCTCATCGCCTCCCCGGAAGAATTCCCGAACATCCTGCACACGGGCAGCGGACTGGGCATGATCATGGCATTTCTCCTCAAGGGCGTGCCGTTTTCCCTGCTGCTGGTCGGTGCCGTGCTCTTCGGTTTTGATGCCAGACTGATCCAGACGGCGCGCATGCTTGGAGCCGGTCCCTGGCGCACCTTCCGGACCGTGACCCTGCCCCGGCTCCTGCCCGCGATGCACAGCGCCTTCATCATCCTCTTTCTGTACGCCTTCGGTTCTTTTGACATCCCCTTCGTGCTCGGCGAATCGCACCCCGGCATGCTCTCCATCCGGGTCTACGACATTTTCTTCCTGAGGGACCTTGACCAGCGCCCGCTGGCCATGGCCATTCTGACACTCATGTTCCTCTTCGCCGCCCTTTTCGCCATGCTCTACAACCGCTTCGCAGCCTATCTCGACGGATGGAGGCGCAAGCTGTGA
- a CDS encoding ABC transporter permease — protein sequence MRHAPTIIALVLMFLLPVVVLILQAGAPGWRFPELWPELSLDGLRFLAARPGPFLTALTSSLGYSLATVALTLAMTILPAQVLAFGSFAGKNLLEGLLLLPALVPAMTFSMGLHFIFIKIGLADTAPGVILVLSMISYPYMLRALTTGYSLMGREYGICARNLGASTWTVFLEVEMPLLLPAMAAGGSVVFLVAFSEYFLVFLIGGGSVASFTGYLFPLITSSNRGLGALVTLVFLAVPIALFIVLELGLYRYYRKRRMR from the coding sequence GTGAGACACGCCCCGACCATCATCGCCCTGGTCCTCATGTTCCTGCTGCCGGTCGTCGTGCTCATTTTGCAGGCCGGGGCTCCGGGCTGGCGATTTCCGGAACTCTGGCCGGAGCTTTCCCTCGACGGACTGCGCTTCCTCGCAGCCCGTCCGGGCCCCTTCCTGACCGCCCTGACCAGCTCGCTCGGCTATTCGCTGGCGACAGTGGCCCTGACGCTGGCCATGACCATCCTCCCGGCACAGGTGCTGGCCTTTGGGTCCTTTGCCGGAAAAAACCTGCTCGAAGGCCTGCTCCTGCTCCCGGCCCTGGTTCCGGCCATGACCTTCTCCATGGGCCTGCACTTCATCTTCATCAAGATCGGCCTGGCCGACACCGCGCCCGGCGTGATCCTGGTCCTGTCCATGATCAGTTATCCGTACATGCTGCGCGCCCTGACCACGGGCTATTCGCTCATGGGCCGCGAGTACGGAATCTGCGCCCGCAATCTGGGAGCATCGACGTGGACCGTCTTTCTGGAGGTGGAGATGCCGCTGCTGCTTCCGGCCATGGCCGCCGGCGGAAGCGTGGTCTTTCTGGTGGCTTTTTCCGAATATTTCCTGGTCTTCCTGATCGGAGGCGGCAGCGTTGCGTCCTTCACCGGCTATCTCTTCCCGCTCATCACCTCTTCCAACCGGGGCCTTGGCGCCCTGGTGACCCTGGTCTTCCTGGCAGTGCCCATCGCGCTCTTCATCGTGCTGGAGTTGGGGCTGTACAGATATTACCGCAAACGGCGGATGCGATAG